Proteins from a genomic interval of Diaphorobacter sp. HDW4A:
- a CDS encoding ABC transporter substrate-binding protein → MGTRSNVPLRIAVGGKGDLYYLPLTVAERLGYFKDEGLRVEIEDFSGGAPALDAVRSGRADVGCGAYERLIEQQALGFNYRSLVLMGRTPQMVLAASAKNWPKKPIGSYKELRIGVAAPGSSSQFFANLWLMQVGIPADQVEFVGVGNGSGAITALRQGRIHALCHVDPLITLLEQRGEVRILADTRTLQGSADFYGGPMPGACMYAPQAFAQRHLREVQSLVNAMVHALKWMQTAGPVDLARIVPMQYWLDDRGAYLAAFEKVRQTLSPDGLMPGEGPATALKAVARLRENQTAPRVNLALTYNNVWVMRAKEKFQV, encoded by the coding sequence GTGGGTACACGTTCGAACGTGCCGCTGCGCATCGCGGTGGGTGGCAAGGGAGATCTTTACTATCTGCCGCTCACGGTGGCGGAGCGGCTTGGATACTTCAAGGACGAAGGCCTCAGGGTTGAGATTGAGGATTTCTCGGGGGGGGCTCCAGCGCTTGATGCCGTGCGCAGCGGGCGCGCCGATGTGGGCTGTGGTGCGTACGAACGTCTGATCGAGCAGCAGGCTCTGGGGTTCAACTACCGTAGTTTGGTGCTGATGGGGCGCACGCCGCAGATGGTGTTGGCCGCTTCGGCGAAGAACTGGCCCAAGAAGCCGATCGGCAGCTACAAGGAGTTGCGTATCGGCGTTGCAGCGCCCGGATCGTCCTCGCAGTTCTTCGCCAATCTGTGGCTGATGCAGGTGGGCATTCCGGCCGATCAGGTTGAATTCGTCGGCGTGGGCAATGGCTCCGGCGCGATCACCGCGCTGCGACAGGGGCGCATTCACGCACTGTGCCATGTCGATCCGCTGATCACGCTGCTTGAGCAGCGCGGCGAGGTGCGGATTCTTGCTGACACCCGCACGCTCCAGGGCTCGGCGGATTTCTACGGCGGCCCCATGCCGGGTGCCTGCATGTACGCGCCGCAGGCGTTTGCCCAGCGGCATTTGCGCGAAGTGCAGTCGCTCGTGAATGCCATGGTGCATGCGCTCAAGTGGATGCAGACGGCCGGTCCGGTCGACCTGGCGCGTATCGTGCCGATGCAGTATTGGCTCGATGATCGTGGTGCTTATCTGGCCGCGTTCGAGAAGGTGCGCCAGACGCTGTCGCCCGATGGGCTGATGCCCGGCGAAGGGCCGGCTACGGCGCTCAAGGCGGTGGCGCGGCTGCGCGAGAACCAGACCGCGCCGCGTGTGAATCTGGCGCTCACCTACAACAATGTGTGGGTGATGCGGGCCAAGGAAAAATTCCAAGTGTAG
- a CDS encoding transglycosylase SLT domain-containing protein, protein MRLLQILGLASLVWLAGCATNNAPAPSAHKGKPATETTAAAKHITPDYPSGPLSPISPYELGGTNYDVTGIKAPADLWDRIRRGFAMPDLQNDLVRDREQWYSTRPDYMFRMTERSSKYLFHIVEELERRGMPTELALLPYIESAFNPQAVSTAKAAGMWQFMPATGTYFDLKQNAFRDDRRDVLASTRAALDYLQKLYGMFGDWQLALAAYNWGEGSVARAIARNEKLGLGTSYEELNMPNETRLYVPKLQAVKNIVANPVRFNSELPLIENHPYFQAVDITRDIDVSLVARLAGIREEDFRALNPSYHKPVILAAGTPRILLPWDNAQVFRKNLEAHNQGQYASWTVWSVPNTMTVANAASRLGIDETDLRRVNGIPPRMMIKAGSALMIPRAATTQQDVSSQLADNGQISFTPEIVNRRTVVRASKRGETVAAIAARYRVSASDVADWNDVKASSRFKGGEQVTMYLPVRLTSTSFANNARSSKSHETASHSRAASNTSAKGKGSTRTQAKSATSAPRKTAAAAPSSKRKR, encoded by the coding sequence ATGAGACTTCTCCAAATTCTCGGACTCGCCAGCCTCGTCTGGCTCGCTGGTTGTGCGACCAACAATGCCCCCGCGCCCAGCGCGCACAAGGGCAAGCCAGCGACGGAAACCACCGCAGCCGCAAAGCACATTACCCCCGACTATCCCAGTGGGCCCCTGAGCCCGATCTCTCCATACGAGCTGGGTGGCACTAACTACGATGTCACCGGCATCAAGGCCCCGGCCGATCTGTGGGACCGCATTCGTCGCGGCTTTGCAATGCCGGATCTGCAAAACGATCTGGTGCGTGACCGCGAGCAGTGGTATTCCACTCGTCCGGATTACATGTTCCGCATGACCGAGCGCTCGAGCAAGTACCTGTTCCACATCGTCGAAGAGCTGGAACGCCGCGGCATGCCGACCGAGCTTGCGCTGCTGCCCTACATCGAAAGCGCCTTCAACCCGCAGGCCGTCTCGACCGCAAAGGCCGCCGGCATGTGGCAGTTCATGCCCGCCACAGGCACCTATTTCGACCTCAAGCAGAACGCCTTTCGCGATGATCGACGCGACGTGCTCGCCTCCACCCGCGCCGCACTTGACTACCTGCAGAAGCTCTACGGAATGTTCGGCGACTGGCAACTGGCTCTCGCGGCCTACAACTGGGGCGAAGGCAGCGTTGCGCGCGCCATCGCACGCAACGAGAAACTCGGCCTCGGCACCAGCTATGAAGAGCTGAACATGCCCAACGAAACGCGCCTGTATGTGCCCAAGCTGCAGGCAGTGAAGAACATCGTGGCCAACCCGGTTCGCTTCAACTCCGAGTTGCCGCTGATCGAAAACCACCCCTACTTCCAGGCCGTGGACATCACGCGCGACATCGACGTGTCGCTGGTTGCCAGACTCGCCGGAATCCGCGAAGAGGACTTTCGCGCGCTCAATCCTTCATACCACAAGCCGGTGATTCTGGCCGCCGGCACGCCGCGCATTCTGCTGCCATGGGACAACGCACAGGTCTTCCGCAAGAACCTCGAAGCGCACAACCAAGGCCAGTACGCGAGCTGGACCGTCTGGAGTGTGCCCAACACCATGACCGTGGCCAACGCCGCGAGTCGCCTCGGCATCGACGAGACCGATCTGCGCCGGGTCAATGGCATTCCTCCGCGCATGATGATCAAGGCCGGTTCGGCGCTGATGATTCCACGCGCCGCCACCACGCAGCAAGACGTGTCCAGCCAGTTGGCCGACAACGGGCAGATCTCCTTCACCCCCGAGATCGTGAACCGCCGCACGGTCGTGCGCGCCAGCAAGCGCGGTGAGACCGTGGCAGCCATCGCAGCCCGCTACCGGGTCAGTGCATCCGACGTGGCCGACTGGAACGACGTCAAGGCATCCAGCCGCTTCAAGGGTGGCGAACAGGTCACCATGTACCTGCCGGTGCGCCTGACGTCGACCTCGTTCGCCAACAACGCGCGCTCGTCGAAGTCGCATGAAACCGCGTCGCACAGCCGCGCCGCGAGCAACACCTCGGCCAAGGGCAAGGGCTCGACGCGGACACAGGCGAAATCCGCCACTTCCGCGCCACGCAAGACGGCGGCAGCAGCGCCCTCTTCCAAGCGCAAACGCTGA
- the gloB gene encoding hydroxyacylglutathione hydrolase has translation MNLLPLPAFSDNYIWMMHDGKNAIVVDPGDADAVFDVLRGSGLSLAAILVTHHHGDHVGGVEDLHAGTGARVYGPAHEIMPDPITRLVQGDVVEEMGLQFQVIDVPGHTSGHIAFYCPDMDGTPVLFCGDTLFSGGCGRLFEGTPAQMQTSLDALTALPGNTRVCCAHEYTLSNLKFARAVEPGNAALLKYQKDCIALRDADQPTLPSSIATELAINPFLRTRESEVAQSAKGFDARVNPSDAASVLTALREWKNNFR, from the coding sequence ATGAACCTGTTGCCACTGCCCGCTTTCTCCGACAACTACATCTGGATGATGCACGATGGAAAGAACGCCATCGTGGTGGATCCGGGCGATGCTGACGCCGTTTTCGACGTCCTGCGCGGCTCGGGATTGTCGCTGGCAGCCATTCTAGTCACCCACCACCACGGCGATCATGTCGGCGGAGTGGAAGACCTGCATGCAGGCACCGGCGCCCGGGTCTACGGCCCGGCGCACGAGATCATGCCCGATCCGATCACCCGCCTCGTCCAAGGGGATGTGGTCGAAGAGATGGGACTTCAATTTCAAGTCATCGATGTGCCCGGTCACACCTCCGGGCACATTGCTTTTTATTGCCCCGATATGGATGGCACGCCGGTGCTGTTCTGCGGAGACACGCTGTTCTCTGGCGGTTGCGGACGCCTGTTTGAAGGCACGCCCGCGCAGATGCAGACCTCACTCGATGCGCTTACGGCCCTGCCCGGCAATACGCGTGTGTGTTGCGCCCATGAGTACACACTTTCTAACTTGAAATTCGCGCGCGCCGTGGAACCCGGCAACGCCGCACTGCTCAAGTACCAGAAGGATTGCATCGCGCTGCGTGATGCGGATCAGCCCACGCTGCCATCCAGCATCGCCACGGAACTTGCAATCAACCCCTTTCTTCGCACGCGCGAATCCGAAGTCGCCCAGTCGGCCAAGGGCTTCGATGCGCGTGTCAACCCAAGCGATGCGGCGTCCGTCCTGACGGCGTTGCGTGAATGGAAAAACAACTTCCGATGA
- a CDS encoding class I SAM-dependent methyltransferase, with product MNSEIISLHDWLMTPPGRYVLEWEQERFDELVADRFGYHALQLGMPRLAGLRANRMPHRFLALGQTQAMILERRALADSEHPDDSQESLQKADLHAEPEMLPFNEASLDLVLLPHALEDCTDPHAALREVERVLVPEGQVVISGLNPFSLWGIRQARSRLHRRLGLGGALYLPDKGEFIAPARLRDWLRLLGFELDSISFGCYRPAVRSSHWLETYAWMDALGARWWPILGAAYVIVATKRVQGVRLIGPSWRSAAQKAPAPSQVPVAHTQPHRFHQE from the coding sequence ATGAACAGCGAAATTATAAGTTTGCACGACTGGCTTATGACTCCCCCGGGACGCTATGTCTTGGAGTGGGAGCAGGAGCGCTTTGACGAGCTTGTCGCGGACCGGTTTGGCTACCATGCGCTGCAGCTGGGAATGCCCCGGCTGGCGGGCTTGCGAGCCAATCGCATGCCACATCGTTTTCTCGCACTGGGTCAGACGCAGGCCATGATACTAGAGAGGCGGGCGCTTGCCGATAGCGAACATCCCGACGATTCGCAAGAATCATTGCAAAAAGCTGATCTTCATGCCGAGCCCGAAATGCTGCCGTTCAACGAAGCTAGCCTCGACTTGGTGCTGCTGCCGCACGCGCTCGAAGACTGCACTGATCCGCATGCCGCACTGCGCGAGGTGGAGCGCGTGCTCGTGCCCGAGGGGCAGGTGGTGATCAGCGGGCTCAATCCGTTCAGCTTGTGGGGCATCCGGCAGGCGCGTTCGCGGCTGCACCGCAGACTGGGGCTGGGCGGCGCGCTGTATCTCCCCGACAAGGGCGAGTTCATCGCTCCCGCAAGGCTGCGCGACTGGCTGCGTCTGCTGGGATTTGAGTTGGATTCAATTAGTTTCGGTTGTTACAGGCCGGCGGTGCGTTCCAGTCATTGGCTGGAAACTTATGCGTGGATGGATGCGCTCGGCGCTCGCTGGTGGCCGATTCTGGGCGCAGCCTATGTGATAGTGGCAACCAAGCGAGTACAGGGCGTGCGATTGATCGGTCCGTCCTGGCGCTCGGCCGCCCAGAAGGCGCCTGCGCCATCGCAGGTGCCGGTGGCGCATACGCAGCCACATCGTTTTCATCAGGAGTAG
- the rnhA gene encoding ribonuclease HI encodes MTQVVIYTDGACKGNPGPGGWGALLRSGKSEKELFGGELDTTNNRMELLAVIEALTALKRPCEVALYLDSQYVRKGITEWIHGWKKKNWRTAGGDPVKNVELWKRLDELVANAGHKIEWHWVKGHAGDPGNEHADALANKGVDKALGRI; translated from the coding sequence GTGACGCAAGTAGTGATTTATACGGACGGTGCCTGCAAGGGCAACCCCGGTCCGGGTGGTTGGGGTGCGCTTCTGCGCTCGGGAAAATCGGAGAAGGAATTGTTCGGCGGTGAGCTGGATACCACCAACAACCGGATGGAGCTGCTTGCGGTGATCGAGGCGCTCACCGCCCTCAAACGCCCCTGCGAGGTCGCGCTGTATCTGGACAGCCAGTACGTACGCAAAGGCATCACCGAATGGATTCACGGCTGGAAGAAGAAGAACTGGCGCACCGCCGGAGGGGATCCGGTCAAGAATGTGGAGCTGTGGAAACGGCTCGATGAACTGGTGGCCAATGCCGGTCACAAGATCGAATGGCACTGGGTCAAAGGCCATGCGGGGGATCCGGGCAACGAGCACGCAGATGCGCTGGCGAACAAGGGTGTGGACAAGGCTTTGGGGAGAATCTGA
- a CDS encoding thioredoxin family protein produces the protein MPFTARHAVTPPTRDAVDQLKGATVLEFGTPWCGHCQRAQPLIEQALEDKADVTHIKVEDGSGQRLGRSFGVKLWPTLIFLHNGKEIDRLVRPDSAQSIHEAIEKLA, from the coding sequence ATGCCGTTCACCGCCCGCCATGCCGTCACGCCCCCCACCCGCGACGCCGTCGACCAGCTCAAGGGCGCAACCGTGCTCGAGTTCGGCACCCCGTGGTGCGGCCACTGCCAGCGCGCGCAGCCACTGATCGAGCAGGCGCTGGAAGACAAGGCCGATGTGACCCATATCAAGGTTGAAGACGGTTCGGGCCAGCGCCTTGGCCGCAGCTTCGGCGTGAAACTCTGGCCCACGCTGATCTTCCTGCACAACGGCAAGGAAATCGACCGCCTCGTGCGCCCTGACAGCGCGCAGAGCATTCACGAGGCCATAGAAAAGCTCGCTTGA
- the glp gene encoding gephyrin-like molybdotransferase Glp → MTSLSTIAASIAHSHGNGRSDMHVDAVRDFLAQMITPITDSEPVDLLATLGRVVAGDVISPVSVPPHDNSAMDGFAFDGAQLRAGEPLLLRCVATALAGHACSGIVAPGECVRIMTGAVMPQGLDTVVPIELTSTSDDGRIQIPADAVRAGANRRRKGEDLMQGGIALADGELVTPAALGLLASLGLCKINVRRRLRLAYFSTGDEILKPGEPPCEGAVYDSNRYTLFGLLTRLGIEVIDLGTVRDEPTLIEATFREAASRADAIITSGGVSGGDADHTKAMMQRLGDVAFWRIAMRPGRPMAVGWLNRDTAIGGQRCLLFGLPGNPVAAMVTFLAFVRPALRQMMGCTRAEPPRLRAVCTETLRKRPGRTEFQRGIVSRAADGMLVVRTTGNQGSGMLSSMVHGNGLIVLGHDQASMQPGDTVEVMMFEGVI, encoded by the coding sequence ATGACCTCCCTCTCCACCATCGCCGCCAGCATCGCCCATTCCCACGGAAATGGCAGGAGCGACATGCACGTCGATGCGGTGCGCGACTTTCTCGCGCAGATGATCACGCCGATCACTGACTCCGAACCCGTGGACCTGCTGGCCACGCTCGGTCGCGTCGTCGCGGGTGACGTGATCTCGCCGGTCAGCGTACCGCCGCATGACAACTCCGCCATGGACGGCTTCGCATTTGATGGCGCCCAGCTGCGCGCGGGCGAGCCGCTACTCCTGCGCTGCGTCGCCACCGCGCTGGCCGGGCATGCCTGCTCGGGCATCGTTGCACCCGGCGAATGCGTGCGCATCATGACCGGCGCCGTCATGCCGCAGGGGCTGGACACGGTCGTGCCAATCGAACTGACGTCCACCTCGGACGATGGCCGCATCCAGATTCCAGCCGACGCCGTTCGCGCCGGTGCGAATCGCCGCCGCAAGGGCGAGGACCTCATGCAGGGCGGCATCGCTCTGGCCGATGGTGAACTCGTCACGCCCGCCGCGCTCGGCCTGCTGGCCAGTTTGGGGCTTTGCAAAATCAATGTGCGCCGCCGCCTGCGCTTGGCCTACTTTTCCACCGGCGACGAAATCCTCAAGCCCGGCGAGCCACCATGCGAAGGAGCCGTCTACGACAGCAACCGCTACACCCTGTTCGGCCTGCTGACCCGTCTCGGCATCGAGGTGATCGACCTCGGCACGGTGCGTGACGAGCCCACGCTGATCGAGGCCACCTTCCGCGAGGCCGCGAGCCGCGCCGACGCCATCATCACCAGCGGCGGCGTGAGCGGCGGGGACGCAGACCACACCAAGGCCATGATGCAGCGGCTCGGCGATGTCGCGTTCTGGCGTATCGCGATGCGCCCCGGTCGACCGATGGCGGTCGGCTGGTTGAACCGCGACACCGCAATCGGCGGTCAGCGCTGTCTGCTTTTTGGCCTGCCTGGCAATCCCGTTGCGGCGATGGTCACCTTTCTCGCGTTCGTGCGCCCGGCCTTGCGGCAGATGATGGGCTGCACCCGCGCCGAACCGCCGCGCCTGCGGGCCGTCTGCACCGAAACCCTGCGCAAGCGACCCGGCCGTACCGAGTTTCAGCGCGGCATCGTCAGCCGCGCGGCCGATGGAATGCTCGTGGTGCGGACCACCGGCAATCAGGGCTCGGGCATGCTGAGCTCCATGGTGCATGGCAACGGCCTGATCGTGCTCGGGCATGACCAAGCCAGCATGCAGCCCGGCGACACAGTGGAAGTGATGATGTTTGAAGGCGTGATCTGA
- a CDS encoding GNAT family N-acetyltransferase: MKLEAIPIRIALLQAADAPAYKVLRDASLLRTPEAFSTDYATAVTRPPAVYSALFSQPEHGMFYLGAFTKDGQLVGSIGFSREQPRSKRHIGHINAVMIDVNFEHRGIARQLLEACIAHAQRIEGLEMLELGVTASSERAVRLYERAGFQPFGRMPRAVVIDGVGYDHLLMLRALPGCPSLNVSD, encoded by the coding sequence ATGAAACTTGAAGCCATCCCCATCCGCATCGCTCTGCTCCAGGCCGCCGACGCACCCGCCTACAAGGTGCTGCGCGACGCCTCCTTGTTGCGCACCCCTGAGGCGTTCTCGACCGACTACGCCACGGCGGTCACCCGCCCACCGGCCGTGTATTCGGCGCTGTTTTCGCAGCCCGAACATGGCATGTTCTATCTGGGTGCATTCACCAAAGACGGGCAACTGGTGGGCAGCATCGGCTTCTCGCGCGAGCAGCCGCGCTCCAAGCGCCATATCGGACATATCAATGCAGTCATGATCGATGTCAATTTCGAGCATCGTGGAATCGCGCGACAATTATTGGAAGCCTGCATCGCCCATGCACAAAGAATTGAAGGACTCGAAATGCTCGAACTCGGCGTGACCGCCAGCAGCGAGCGCGCCGTTCGCCTCTATGAACGTGCGGGCTTCCAGCCCTTTGGCAGAATGCCGCGCGCCGTCGTGATCGACGGTGTGGGCTACGACCACCTGCTGATGCTGCGCGCCCTGCCCGGTTGCCCCTCACTGAATGTGTCCGACTGA
- the mobA gene encoding molybdenum cofactor guanylyltransferase MobA: protein MSDRQHSIEISRVTGLVLAGGRGTRFGGVDKGLQPFLGQPLARRALDRLAPQVGTVAVSANRHIDEYAHWGVPVWSDSMVDYPGPLAGMLSGLEQCQTDWLLTVPCDSPLFPLDLAERLSAHAAADNSLVAFAAAPEIDVSGQRTLRPQPVFCLLHRDLRDNLAQYLASGSHRVMHWLMAQPHSQVAFDLPCDDPKAFSNTNTPEDLQRLELALNTKPTK, encoded by the coding sequence ATTTCCGATCGCCAACACTCCATCGAGATCAGCCGCGTCACCGGTCTCGTCCTTGCGGGCGGCCGGGGCACGCGCTTTGGCGGCGTGGACAAGGGGTTGCAGCCGTTTCTCGGCCAGCCGCTGGCACGCCGCGCGCTCGACCGGCTCGCGCCGCAGGTGGGCACCGTTGCCGTCAGCGCCAATCGCCATATCGATGAATACGCCCACTGGGGCGTACCTGTCTGGAGCGATTCTATGGTCGACTACCCCGGCCCGCTCGCAGGCATGCTCAGCGGGTTGGAGCAATGCCAGACCGACTGGCTGCTGACCGTCCCCTGCGATTCGCCGCTGTTTCCGCTGGACTTGGCCGAACGCCTGAGCGCTCACGCAGCCGCCGACAACAGCCTCGTTGCCTTCGCCGCCGCTCCCGAAATCGACGTGAGCGGCCAGCGCACGCTGCGCCCCCAGCCCGTCTTCTGTCTGCTGCATCGCGATCTGCGGGACAACCTCGCGCAATACCTCGCCTCCGGCTCGCACCGCGTCATGCACTGGCTGATGGCGCAGCCGCACAGCCAAGTGGCGTTCGACCTGCCGTGCGATGACCCCAAAGCCTTCTCCAACACCAACACACCGGAAGACCTGCAACGGCTTGAATTGGCACTGAACACCAAGCCCACCAAGTGA
- the moaA gene encoding GTP 3',8-cyclase MoaA, with protein sequence MAERVIPIVDQRKGALPAVVPEGAATVVGAQLVDTHQRPLRDLRISVTDRCNFRCSYCMPKDVFNKDYPYLPHSALLSFEEITRLASQFLRLGVRKIRLTGGEPLLRKHIERLVAQLADLRTLDGKVPDLTLTTNGSLLARKAQVLRDAGLSRVTVSLDSLDDAIFRGMNDMDFPVAEVLSGIEAAQKVGLEHIKVNMVVKRGTNDHEILPMARHFRGSGITLRFIEYMDVGSTNGWRMDEVLPSDDVIRLLQSEFPLVPLAASSQGETARRWGYADANGRHDPSQGEVGVISSVTHAFCGDCNRARLSTEGQLYLCLFAEQGYDLRSLLRGTATDDELAAAIANIWQGRRDRYSELRASLPPDSGEPTKRRVEMSYIGG encoded by the coding sequence ATGGCAGAACGCGTCATTCCCATCGTCGATCAGCGCAAAGGCGCCTTGCCCGCCGTCGTGCCCGAAGGCGCGGCGACGGTCGTTGGCGCGCAGCTCGTCGACACCCACCAACGGCCTCTGCGGGATCTGCGCATCAGCGTCACCGACCGCTGCAACTTCCGCTGCTCCTACTGCATGCCCAAGGATGTGTTCAACAAGGACTATCCGTACCTGCCGCACAGCGCCCTGCTGAGCTTCGAGGAAATCACGCGTCTGGCGAGTCAGTTTCTGCGCCTTGGCGTGCGCAAGATCCGCCTGACGGGCGGCGAGCCGCTTCTGCGTAAGCACATCGAGCGCCTGGTCGCCCAGCTCGCCGACCTGCGCACGCTGGACGGCAAAGTGCCCGATCTCACACTCACCACCAACGGCTCGCTGCTCGCGCGCAAGGCGCAGGTGCTGCGCGACGCGGGGCTCTCGCGTGTCACCGTCAGCCTCGACAGTCTCGACGACGCGATCTTTCGCGGCATGAACGATATGGACTTCCCGGTCGCGGAGGTGCTCTCGGGCATCGAGGCGGCGCAGAAAGTGGGTTTAGAGCACATCAAGGTGAACATGGTCGTCAAGCGCGGCACCAATGACCACGAAATCCTGCCGATGGCACGGCATTTCCGGGGCTCCGGCATCACGCTGCGCTTCATCGAATACATGGACGTGGGCTCCACCAACGGCTGGCGCATGGACGAGGTTCTGCCCTCGGATGACGTGATCCGTCTGCTGCAGAGCGAGTTTCCACTGGTGCCGCTGGCTGCCAGCTCGCAAGGCGAGACAGCCCGCCGCTGGGGCTATGCCGATGCGAACGGCAGGCATGATCCCTCGCAGGGCGAGGTAGGCGTGATCAGTAGCGTCACCCACGCTTTCTGCGGCGACTGCAACCGTGCGCGGCTTTCCACCGAGGGCCAACTCTATCTGTGCCTCTTCGCCGAGCAGGGCTACGACCTGCGCAGTCTGCTGCGCGGCACTGCGACGGACGATGAACTCGCCGCCGCCATCGCGAACATCTGGCAGGGCCGCCGCGACCGCTATTCCGAACTGCGGGCCAGCCTCCCGCCCGACTCGGGCGAACCTACCAAGCGCCGCGTGGAAATGAGCTACATCGGCGGCTAA
- a CDS encoding type IV pili methyl-accepting chemotaxis transducer N-terminal domain-containing protein has product MNDIDTTLIAPIVCCSNSRRTAVRLLVMAMCAPAAVSLTAQERMAIATAINRTAKLRALSQRMAKAYGQLYLKTLPERTREVLQQTRQQVQAGLAELERQSWPKEVGRYIADVHASAAKLDAMVETPVSKDGFLAVSLQSNQMLMQANTATEAFEKLTQSQTARLVNVAGRQRMLSQRVAKNYTLIAAGFDSREVREQMAGDLGLFQVSLKQLADAPITTTHIRMALELGQAQFVFFDAAIKRQPDARGLEDVATTSERLLQLTDELTGLYETALQSVIG; this is encoded by the coding sequence ATGAACGATATTGACACCACCCTGATCGCGCCGATTGTCTGCTGCAGCAATAGTCGCAGAACCGCTGTGCGCCTGCTGGTCATGGCCATGTGTGCGCCAGCCGCTGTTTCGTTGACGGCTCAAGAGCGCATGGCGATTGCCACGGCCATCAACCGGACGGCCAAGCTTCGCGCGCTGTCGCAGCGCATGGCAAAAGCATACGGGCAACTATATCTGAAGACGCTTCCCGAGCGGACCCGTGAGGTCTTGCAGCAGACGCGCCAACAGGTACAGGCGGGACTCGCGGAGCTGGAGCGACAGAGTTGGCCCAAGGAGGTTGGGCGTTACATAGCCGATGTGCATGCGAGCGCGGCCAAGCTTGATGCGATGGTGGAGACTCCGGTGAGCAAGGATGGCTTTCTCGCCGTATCTCTGCAGTCCAACCAGATGCTCATGCAGGCCAACACGGCCACGGAGGCATTCGAGAAACTCACCCAGTCCCAGACCGCGCGTCTCGTGAACGTGGCTGGTCGACAGCGCATGCTGTCCCAGCGGGTGGCCAAGAACTACACGCTGATTGCCGCAGGTTTTGACTCCCGTGAGGTGCGCGAACAGATGGCGGGCGATCTGGGGCTGTTCCAAGTCTCCCTCAAGCAGTTGGCCGACGCGCCGATCACCACCACGCACATTCGTATGGCATTGGAACTGGGCCAGGCGCAGTTCGTGTTCTTTGACGCCGCGATCAAGCGCCAGCCTGATGCGCGCGGCCTAGAAGACGTAGCAACCACCAGCGAGCGGTTGCTGCAGCTGACCGATGAACTGACGGGTCTCTACGAGACGGCGCTGCAGTCAGTGATCGGTTGA
- a CDS encoding DUF2889 domain-containing protein, with protein MPLSPPAPRTARHVRRVTYQGYEREDGLWDIEGELHDSKAEDTPFIRDPSIIRRAGQPIHHMWLRVTVNRQLVVQAIEATMDAHPLGGCPEALASLQSMVGCSMSRGWRKAIQTNLGGIAGCTHIRELLFNLATAAFQTMPAVFSSVGDEPPRHLNQCTGWSFNGDGVKEYFPQFYGRNSSAAVE; from the coding sequence ATGCCCTTGTCCCCACCCGCTCCCCGTACCGCCAGACATGTCCGCCGCGTCACCTATCAGGGATACGAACGCGAGGACGGCCTCTGGGACATAGAGGGAGAACTCCACGACAGCAAGGCCGAGGACACGCCTTTCATCCGTGACCCCAGCATCATTCGCCGCGCTGGCCAGCCGATCCACCATATGTGGCTGCGCGTGACCGTCAACCGCCAGCTCGTCGTGCAAGCCATCGAAGCCACCATGGACGCCCACCCGCTTGGAGGTTGCCCCGAGGCGCTGGCGTCGCTGCAATCCATGGTCGGCTGCAGCATGTCGCGTGGCTGGCGCAAGGCCATCCAGACGAATCTGGGCGGCATCGCCGGCTGCACCCACATCCGCGAGCTGCTGTTCAACTTGGCCACCGCCGCCTTCCAGACCATGCCTGCCGTCTTCAGCAGCGTGGGCGACGAGCCACCACGCCACCTGAACCAGTGCACCGGCTGGAGCTTCAATGGCGACGGTGTGAAAGAGTACTTCCCGCAGTTCTACGGACGCAACTCCAGCGCTGCAGTGGAGTGA